From a region of the Campylobacter sp. genome:
- a CDS encoding DedA family protein has protein sequence MESMFANLHTWGYLILFLYSLGGGFLALAAAGVLSSAGELNIVLCIVIACISNFIGDSGLFLVSRYNKKEIMPYLRKQRRNLALAQILFRKYGDRIILIKKFIYGLKTLVPIAIGITKYSFLKFSVINAVSSLIWALVVGLLSYYAGDFVRELYVHIKDAPWIAPLALGAIVAAIVLYFRFATRKKG, from the coding sequence ATGGAATCGATGTTTGCAAACCTCCATACGTGGGGGTATTTGATACTGTTTTTGTATTCGCTGGGCGGAGGATTTTTGGCGCTTGCGGCGGCGGGCGTGCTAAGCTCTGCCGGCGAGCTCAATATCGTCTTATGCATCGTAATCGCCTGCATATCGAACTTCATAGGCGATTCGGGGCTATTTTTAGTAAGCCGCTACAATAAAAAAGAGATCATGCCCTATCTGCGCAAACAGCGCCGCAACCTTGCTCTGGCGCAGATTTTGTTTCGTAAATACGGCGACCGCATCATTTTGATTAAAAAATTTATCTACGGCCTCAAAACCCTCGTACCGATCGCGATCGGCATCACAAAATATTCATTTTTAAAATTTAGCGTCATCAATGCCGTAAGCTCGCTTATTTGGGCGCTTGTGGTGGGGTTACTGAGCTACTACGCGGGCGATTTCGTGCGCGAGCTCTATGTGCACATTAAGGACGCGCCGTGGATCGCTCCGCTGGCTCTAGGCGCGATAGTAGCGGCGATCGTGCTCTATTTTCGCTTCGCGACCCGCAAAAAAGGCTAG
- a CDS encoding ribonuclease domain-containing protein produces the protein MAKKLIPLAIFAALLLALNFISNSRSPAAKDERVFTSKTLDAASRKSGAQDIKSGTDRKISSSQNPASGAGAKDESGARSADGGAGRGADLGDLKSHPQANEPAAVNPKDEADVHRRRSADYEASQSQNPAANSKNQLADEPCISKECVSAHIRRTGSLPQNFITKKQAGELGWQGGDLWRYARGKSIGGDRFGNFERRLPDKKGRIWRECDIEYRGGPRGAKRLIFSNDGLIFYTADHYESFERVQ, from the coding sequence GTGGCAAAAAAGCTGATCCCGCTCGCAATTTTTGCAGCACTTCTTTTGGCGCTAAATTTCATCTCCAATTCGCGCAGCCCCGCGGCTAAAGATGAGCGGGTTTTTACCTCCAAAACCCTGGATGCCGCCTCGCGTAAAAGCGGCGCGCAAGATATCAAAAGCGGCACCGATCGTAAAATTTCAAGCTCGCAAAATCCCGCAAGCGGCGCCGGTGCAAAAGATGAGAGCGGTGCAAGAAGCGCAGACGGCGGAGCAGGGCGCGGAGCAGACCTAGGAGATTTAAAATCTCATCCGCAAGCAAACGAGCCCGCCGCCGTAAATCCTAAAGACGAGGCGGACGTCCACAGGCGGCGTAGCGCAGATTATGAAGCTTCGCAATCTCAAAATCCCGCTGCAAATTCTAAAAATCAGCTCGCGGACGAGCCCTGCATAAGCAAGGAGTGCGTGAGCGCTCATATCCGCCGTACGGGCTCTTTGCCGCAAAATTTCATCACGAAAAAGCAGGCCGGTGAGCTTGGCTGGCAGGGCGGTGATCTGTGGCGATACGCGCGCGGCAAGAGCATAGGTGGCGATCGTTTCGGCAATTTCGAGCGCAGGCTACCTGATAAAAAGGGGCGGATTTGGCGCGAATGCGACATCGAGTATCGCGGCGGCCCGCGCGGCGCAAAGCGGCTGATATTTTCAAACGACGGACTGATCTTTTACACCGCCGATCATTACGAAAGCTTCGAGCGCGTGCAATGA
- a CDS encoding barstar family protein, translating to MSLNFKTRSAAKIIIDGAKIRRKDQIFALFAAALNFEPEYVANLDALYDALGERGGQVFVIIKRGGILKLRLGKFYDILLDVLRSGEAKILIL from the coding sequence ATGAGCTTAAATTTTAAAACGCGCAGCGCCGCAAAGATCATCATCGACGGCGCAAAGATTAGGCGCAAAGATCAAATTTTCGCGCTATTTGCCGCAGCGCTAAATTTCGAGCCAGAATACGTCGCAAATTTAGACGCGCTCTACGACGCGCTTGGCGAGCGAGGCGGACAGGTTTTCGTGATCATCAAAAGGGGCGGAATTTTAAAGCTAAGGCTGGGTAAATTTTATGATATTTTGCTGGATGTTTTGCGCAGCGGCGAGGCGAAAATTTTAATCTTATGA